A portion of the Terriglobia bacterium genome contains these proteins:
- a CDS encoding YajQ family cyclic di-GMP-binding protein, which produces MPDNSFDVVSVVDMPEVLNAIQQAQKEFQTRFDLKNSKSEIELNEKDKKLVVSSIDDFKLKAVVEILQQKLAKRKVPLRNFAYGPIVPAAGSTVRQEVTIQSGLPVEKSKEIVKKIKDSKIRVQASIQGDLVRVSAKSRDLLQEAIQLLRSADFGVELQFTNYRTF; this is translated from the coding sequence ATGCCTGACAATAGTTTCGACGTTGTATCCGTAGTGGACATGCCCGAGGTTCTAAACGCAATTCAACAAGCTCAAAAGGAATTTCAAACACGCTTCGATCTGAAGAACTCGAAGTCGGAAATCGAGCTTAACGAGAAAGACAAGAAACTCGTGGTCAGCAGTATCGACGATTTCAAGCTCAAGGCCGTCGTCGAAATTCTTCAGCAGAAACTGGCGAAGCGCAAGGTCCCGCTCCGGAATTTCGCCTATGGACCGATTGTTCCCGCGGCTGGATCGACGGTCCGGCAGGAGGTTACGATACAGTCCGGGCTTCCTGTGGAGAAATCCAAAGAGATCGTCAAAAAGATCAAGGACAGCAAGATCAGGGTCCAGGCTTCCATTCAGGGCGATCTGGTGCGTGTGAGCGCGAAGAGCCGTGATCTGCTGCAGGAGGCGATTCAGTTGCTGCGGTCGGCGGACTTCGGTGTGGAACTCCAATTTACGAACTATCGAACGTTTTAG
- a CDS encoding sigma-54 dependent transcriptional regulator, with the protein MPRILIVDDEPGIRQSLKGVFEDEGFTTETVSTGEDCLKKVEQGSYDLVLLDIWLPGMDGLETLRTLRERSPRTHVIMISGHATIATAVSATKLGAFDFIEKPLSLEHTLLTARNALSHRRLEQANDLLRDQLEERYNIVGDSIPVKALRKQIAIVAPTNSRVLIYGESGTGKELVSRNIHFMSGRSTGPFVEVNCAAIPEELIESELFGHTRGSFTGASESKKGKFELADGGTLFLDEIADMSMKTQAKVLRALEDQSFQPIGAPAGVRVDVRVITATNKNLQSEIAAGRFREDLFYRLNVIPFFVPPLRERREDTPILARYFMTIFSAEHGRGPKEFSSEALDALVDYSWPGNVRELRNEIERLVIMVQEDTIQAQDLSLPNGSGPARASTLHEARAQYEREFILSKLKENNWNISQTARLLGLERSYLYRKMKTYGIEK; encoded by the coding sequence ATGCCAAGAATCCTCATTGTCGATGACGAGCCCGGTATCCGGCAGTCGCTGAAAGGCGTCTTCGAAGACGAAGGTTTCACTACCGAAACCGTGTCGACGGGGGAAGACTGCCTGAAAAAGGTGGAACAGGGTTCCTATGATCTTGTTTTGCTCGATATCTGGCTGCCCGGAATGGACGGCCTCGAAACGCTGCGCACGCTCCGCGAGAGATCGCCCCGGACGCACGTCATCATGATCTCGGGTCATGCGACCATCGCTACCGCTGTCAGTGCGACAAAGCTCGGAGCGTTCGATTTCATCGAAAAACCGCTGTCGCTCGAACACACACTCCTTACGGCACGAAATGCCTTGTCCCATCGCAGGCTCGAACAGGCGAACGACCTCCTGAGGGATCAACTGGAGGAACGCTACAACATCGTCGGTGACAGCATCCCGGTCAAAGCCCTCCGCAAGCAAATCGCGATCGTCGCGCCGACCAACAGCCGCGTTCTCATTTATGGCGAGAGCGGGACGGGCAAGGAACTGGTCAGCCGCAATATTCATTTCATGAGCGGCCGCTCCACCGGACCCTTCGTTGAAGTGAACTGCGCGGCAATTCCCGAAGAGCTCATCGAAAGCGAACTTTTCGGCCATACGAGAGGGTCGTTCACCGGCGCAAGCGAATCGAAAAAGGGTAAATTCGAACTGGCGGACGGCGGCACGTTGTTCTTGGATGAAATCGCCGACATGTCGATGAAGACGCAGGCCAAGGTGCTTCGCGCGCTCGAAGACCAGAGCTTTCAGCCGATCGGCGCGCCGGCCGGTGTCCGGGTCGACGTGCGGGTGATTACAGCCACGAACAAGAATCTGCAAAGCGAGATTGCCGCCGGCCGCTTCCGCGAAGATCTGTTTTACCGGTTGAACGTCATTCCCTTCTTTGTGCCGCCGCTGCGCGAACGGCGTGAGGACACACCGATCCTCGCACGCTACTTCATGACCATTTTTTCGGCTGAACATGGCCGCGGACCGAAAGAGTTTTCATCAGAAGCGCTGGATGCGCTGGTCGATTATTCCTGGCCGGGAAACGTCCGCGAATTACGAAACGAGATCGAAAGGCTCGTGATCATGGTGCAGGAGGACACGATTCAGGCTCAGGATCTTTCCCTGCCGAACGGCTCCGGGCCGGCCCGCGCTTCGACTCTCCACGAAGCCCGCGCTCAATATGAACGCGAGTTCATCCTTTCAAAGCTCAAGGAGAACAACTGGAATATTTCGCAGACCGCGCGGTTGCTGGGCCTCGAGCGCAGCTATCTTTACCGGAAGATGAAGACTTACGGGATAGAGAAATAG
- a CDS encoding ATP-binding protein: protein MKVPPQSTKLYAAGLFLLALALLVFVQAAFNLDPLFRPTDPNQILLLFTLSTFVFLALLIFGFILLRTLVKVWAERKEQKPGSKFKTSLLTSLICLTLIEATCLFLFAFGLVNRSLEKWFSVPVDQIFSATTDISAQWRQEYESLARSILSHVAQEPEPDTDQVRHDFRLKAFIVLDNNGRVIRSSAEPDVEPAELVQRIHTAVADQNDAFIDADPYWIAIRRTREDDTPEILAAVFPKPRQIAESTAKIAANLKDYHFLAQQRKGIRDTYVIILLLTTVLVLFASVWVGLFWSKRITGPIEALSEATREISAGNLDHRVHVQAQDELGLLVTLFNDMAGQLQSTTRELEARRRYTEIILESIPTGVISVDQDLQVNKVNRAARTMFSAENASTLNQIFGQDADAIRGLFHASESASVTREIEFNSHGRPAHSAVTATQLTAGGFVLVIEDLTEVVRAQKANAWREVARRLAHEIKNPLTPIQLSAERISRNIARLPAAPQRVTTVIDECVHAIVEEVSSLKNLVDEFVRFARLPAVARVPNSMRDLLDKTMALYEGRIDNVKVAVDIPSNLPPILMDFLQMKRVLVNLLDNALEALSGEPVQELSLRCELTRDETMVRLTLTDSGRGIAADDRERLFTPYFSTRKNGTGLGLAISSRIVADHGGYIGVEPNFPRGTRFVLELPVCQESSLSMTSPVSGSR from the coding sequence ATGAAAGTACCGCCCCAGAGCACCAAGCTGTACGCGGCCGGCCTGTTTCTGCTGGCTCTGGCGCTGCTGGTGTTCGTCCAGGCGGCTTTCAATCTGGATCCGCTGTTCCGGCCCACAGATCCGAATCAGATCCTTCTTCTCTTCACCCTGTCGACTTTCGTATTCCTGGCGCTCCTGATCTTTGGATTTATCCTGCTTCGAACGCTGGTCAAGGTATGGGCCGAGCGCAAGGAACAGAAACCGGGCTCGAAATTCAAGACAAGCCTGCTGACATCCCTGATCTGCCTCACCTTGATCGAGGCGACCTGTCTCTTTCTGTTCGCTTTCGGTCTGGTGAACCGCAGCCTGGAAAAATGGTTCAGCGTGCCCGTGGATCAGATCTTCAGCGCAACGACGGATATCAGCGCACAATGGCGGCAGGAATACGAGTCGCTGGCGAGAAGCATCCTCAGCCATGTGGCGCAGGAACCGGAACCGGATACAGATCAGGTCCGGCACGATTTCCGGCTGAAAGCCTTCATCGTTCTGGACAATAATGGCCGCGTCATTCGATCCTCGGCGGAGCCCGATGTCGAACCGGCGGAACTCGTGCAACGCATCCACACTGCTGTTGCGGATCAGAACGACGCCTTCATCGACGCCGACCCATATTGGATCGCGATCCGGCGCACCCGGGAAGACGATACACCGGAGATTCTGGCGGCTGTCTTCCCGAAACCGAGGCAAATTGCCGAATCGACCGCTAAAATTGCAGCGAATCTAAAGGACTACCATTTCCTCGCCCAGCAACGGAAAGGGATCCGCGATACATACGTCATCATCCTCCTCTTAACGACAGTTCTGGTTTTGTTTGCCTCCGTGTGGGTCGGCCTGTTCTGGTCCAAACGTATTACCGGGCCGATCGAAGCATTATCCGAGGCGACCAGGGAAATCTCCGCCGGCAACCTCGACCACCGTGTTCATGTTCAGGCACAAGATGAGCTTGGCCTGCTGGTCACGCTTTTCAACGACATGGCCGGACAGCTGCAAAGCACGACGCGCGAACTGGAAGCCCGCCGCAGGTATACGGAAATCATCCTGGAAAGCATCCCCACTGGCGTCATTTCCGTCGATCAGGACCTCCAGGTGAACAAAGTCAACCGAGCGGCGCGAACGATGTTTTCGGCCGAGAATGCTTCCACTCTGAATCAGATTTTCGGCCAGGATGCGGACGCGATTCGGGGGCTGTTTCACGCGTCGGAAAGCGCGTCCGTCACGCGCGAAATCGAATTCAACTCGCACGGACGCCCGGCCCACAGCGCAGTGACGGCGACCCAGCTGACGGCCGGCGGATTCGTTCTTGTCATCGAAGATCTGACTGAAGTCGTCCGGGCGCAAAAAGCAAATGCCTGGCGCGAAGTGGCCCGGCGGCTGGCTCATGAAATCAAGAACCCATTGACGCCGATCCAGCTCTCGGCCGAGCGTATTTCACGCAACATCGCCCGTCTGCCGGCGGCGCCCCAGCGTGTAACCACTGTCATCGATGAATGCGTTCATGCCATCGTTGAAGAAGTTTCGAGCCTGAAGAACCTCGTCGACGAGTTTGTTCGCTTCGCCAGGCTGCCTGCAGTTGCCCGGGTTCCGAACAGCATGCGCGACCTGCTTGATAAAACGATGGCTCTATATGAGGGCCGGATCGACAACGTCAAGGTCGCGGTGGATATTCCATCAAACCTGCCGCCAATTCTGATGGATTTTCTGCAAATGAAGCGCGTCCTCGTCAACCTGCTGGACAATGCGTTGGAAGCGCTCAGCGGCGAACCCGTCCAGGAATTGAGCCTTCGTTGTGAACTCACGCGTGACGAAACCATGGTTCGGCTGACGCTTACCGATAGTGGACGCGGTATCGCCGCCGACGACCGGGAACGGCTGTTCACACCATATTTCTCAACACGCAAAAACGGAACCGGCCTGGGCCTCGCCATATCGAGCCGCATCGTTGCCGATCACGGCGGCTATATCGGCGTTGAACCAAATTTTCCCCGGGGCACACGATTTGTTCTTGAATTACCAGTATGCCAAGAATCCTCATTGTCGATGACGAGCCCGGTATCCGGCAGTCGCTGA
- a CDS encoding type II secretion system F family protein, with product MAVFTFKGQNRKGERISGERAADNRQALALALRREQILLLDAQEKKARGGALAALEFGGNPTPKDVAVFTRQFSVMIDSGVPLVQCLQILAETQENKKFAAAIKGVTNEVESGNALAQSMKNYPKVFDDLYTNMVAAGETGGILDTIFQRLSVYIEKAVKLKRAVQSAMVYPIAVVVIAGGVITLILWKVVPAFTELFESMNVDLPLPTRIVIASSKFVGHYGILVAIGIGLIIFGFKAYYATPNGRYLVDKYLLKTPIFGPLMRKIAVARFTRTMATLIASGVPILDCLEITASTAGNAVVEEAIMSVKKAIEEGRTIVDPLKASGVFPSMVVSMIGVGEQAGALETMLTKIADFYEEEVDSAVGDLMTAMEPMMIVVLGVVVGGIVISMYLPIFTLVGQLSK from the coding sequence ATGGCAGTTTTTACATTCAAAGGACAAAATCGCAAGGGTGAACGGATTTCCGGTGAGCGTGCGGCCGATAACCGGCAGGCGCTTGCGCTCGCGCTCCGGCGGGAACAGATTTTGTTGTTGGATGCGCAGGAGAAGAAGGCCCGCGGCGGGGCTCTGGCGGCTCTCGAGTTCGGCGGAAACCCCACTCCGAAAGACGTGGCCGTGTTCACCCGCCAGTTTTCGGTAATGATCGATTCCGGCGTGCCACTGGTCCAGTGTTTGCAGATACTTGCGGAAACGCAGGAAAACAAGAAGTTTGCTGCAGCCATCAAAGGCGTGACCAACGAAGTGGAGTCCGGAAACGCCCTCGCGCAGTCGATGAAGAACTACCCGAAGGTCTTCGACGACCTGTACACCAACATGGTCGCGGCCGGTGAGACGGGCGGTATTCTCGATACGATCTTCCAGCGTTTATCCGTCTACATCGAAAAAGCCGTCAAGTTGAAACGAGCCGTGCAGTCGGCGATGGTTTACCCGATCGCCGTTGTCGTCATTGCCGGGGGCGTCATTACACTGATTCTCTGGAAAGTCGTTCCGGCGTTCACCGAACTGTTCGAAAGCATGAATGTCGATTTGCCGTTGCCCACGCGAATCGTCATTGCGTCCAGCAAATTTGTCGGACACTACGGCATTCTGGTCGCGATCGGCATCGGTCTGATCATTTTCGGCTTCAAAGCGTATTACGCGACGCCGAATGGGCGCTATCTTGTGGACAAGTACCTCCTCAAGACGCCGATCTTCGGGCCTCTGATGCGCAAGATCGCCGTGGCGCGGTTCACGCGCACCATGGCCACGCTGATCGCCAGCGGCGTGCCTATTCTGGATTGTCTCGAGATCACGGCATCGACGGCGGGAAACGCCGTTGTGGAAGAGGCGATCATGAGCGTAAAAAAGGCCATCGAGGAAGGCCGCACCATCGTGGATCCTCTGAAGGCATCCGGCGTCTTCCCGTCGATGGTCGTGTCGATGATTGGAGTCGGCGAGCAGGCGGGCGCGCTGGAAACCATGCTCACGAAAATCGCCGATTTTTACGAAGAAGAGGTCGACTCTGCGGTGGGCGATCTTATGACGGCGATGGAACCGATGATGATCGTCGTGCTCGGCGTCGTCGTCGGCGGCATCGTCATTTCAATGTACCTGCCTATCTTCACGCTGGTCGGACAACTCAGCAAATAA
- a CDS encoding ATP-binding protein, whose amino-acid sequence MAEIAIPDRRKWLLRLIDVRLAVFTIFIAAEAIQNADTRVDLFGLLLAVYALSACWFGLLKLNQSYVGQSYAQIAVDLFLITWMVNRTGGYDSYFSSLYFLEIVMSSILLERRGAFVAGTVSSVLHFAHMDLAYFGVIRTTGLVRPELIPLQYHISLNIFGFCSVAFLSNFLAESWRRTGVELQKSTGQVAFLQAFSDRIMDSLGTGLITSDIEGRVYLFNRAAQEISGFRMDEALQLTVWEMFPGMLPKVDSGQFEISTTRKDGIAVNLRFSVAPVMIDEKNTAGYVWNFDDVTELRLLERQMRQKEQMAAIGAMSAGIAHEIRNPLASIAGSFSLLQSDLQLSTDQRQLVEIITRETERLNRTITGFLGYARPMTPNRREVDLAELISETVQLMRNSPELKQTHRIETWLRPVKASVDESMMRQVFYNLASNAFKAMLDGGTLSISLEGRNGNALIQFEDTGIGLGEEQLKRLFVPFNSSFRNGTGLGLPIVYQIITAHNGTISVQSQKGIGTTFVIDL is encoded by the coding sequence ATGGCTGAGATTGCCATACCGGATCGCCGCAAATGGCTCCTGCGGCTGATCGATGTCCGGCTTGCCGTTTTCACGATCTTCATCGCCGCCGAGGCGATTCAGAACGCCGATACGCGGGTCGATTTATTTGGTCTCTTGTTGGCGGTCTACGCCCTCTCGGCATGCTGGTTCGGCCTGTTGAAGTTGAACCAGTCGTACGTCGGGCAGTCGTATGCCCAGATTGCCGTCGACCTCTTCCTTATTACGTGGATGGTCAATCGTACGGGCGGCTATGACAGTTATTTTTCGTCCCTGTACTTCCTGGAGATCGTCATGTCGAGCATTCTGCTCGAACGCCGGGGCGCCTTCGTCGCAGGAACGGTCAGTTCGGTGCTGCATTTTGCACACATGGACCTGGCGTATTTTGGCGTCATTCGGACGACTGGCCTTGTCCGCCCCGAACTCATACCGCTGCAGTATCACATCAGCCTGAACATTTTCGGTTTCTGTTCCGTGGCATTCCTGTCGAATTTCCTGGCGGAAAGCTGGAGACGCACGGGTGTCGAGCTTCAAAAGTCGACCGGTCAGGTTGCCTTCCTTCAAGCATTCAGCGACCGGATCATGGACAGCCTGGGCACGGGGCTAATTACATCGGATATCGAGGGCCGGGTCTATCTTTTCAATCGTGCTGCACAGGAAATCAGCGGTTTTCGAATGGACGAAGCGCTGCAGCTGACGGTCTGGGAGATGTTTCCGGGGATGCTTCCGAAGGTCGATTCGGGCCAGTTCGAGATTTCGACAACGCGCAAAGACGGCATTGCCGTCAACCTCCGCTTTTCCGTGGCGCCCGTGATGATCGACGAAAAGAACACCGCCGGCTACGTCTGGAATTTCGACGATGTCACGGAATTGCGCCTGCTTGAACGGCAGATGCGGCAGAAGGAACAAATGGCCGCCATCGGAGCGATGTCCGCCGGCATTGCGCATGAGATACGAAATCCTCTTGCCTCGATTGCCGGGTCGTTCAGTTTGCTGCAGTCGGACTTGCAGTTGTCGACCGACCAGCGGCAGCTGGTGGAAATCATCACGCGTGAAACCGAAAGACTGAATCGAACGATCACGGGTTTTCTGGGTTACGCCCGGCCAATGACGCCAAACCGGAGAGAGGTCGATCTGGCCGAACTGATCTCCGAAACGGTGCAGCTCATGCGGAACAGTCCTGAGTTGAAACAAACGCACCGCATCGAAACCTGGCTGAGACCGGTGAAGGCGAGCGTCGACGAAAGCATGATGCGGCAGGTGTTCTACAACCTCGCCTCGAATGCCTTCAAGGCAATGCTGGACGGCGGCACGCTTTCGATCTCGCTCGAAGGCCGGAACGGGAATGCACTGATTCAGTTCGAAGATACGGGCATCGGGCTTGGCGAGGAGCAGCTCAAACGGTTGTTCGTCCCGTTCAATTCCTCGTTTCGAAACGGGACCGGCCTGGGTCTCCCGATTGTCTATCAAATCATCACGGCCCATAACGGTACGATTTCGGTCCAGTCCCAGAAAGGCATTGGGACGACATTTGTCATTGATCTATAG
- a CDS encoding sigma-54 dependent transcriptional regulator, with amino-acid sequence MLKRAKILIVDDERSLRELLEIFLKKEGFVVSSASSAEEGLAQVRGSEFDLIISDIKMVDMSGIDFLRRLRQTTFNGQFILLTAFASAETAIQALKMGAYDYILKTENFMEELKLVVYSALENRRLREENTYLRREFKKVHGMGNLIGKSKKMQELYKMIEVVSATNSTVLITGESGTGKELVAKAIHLNSPRSDEAFVSVNCGAFTETLLESELFGYMRGSFTGATANKKGLFEVADKGTIFLDEVGDTSLAMQVKLLRVLQERSIRRVGGTEEVPVDVRIIAATNRDLSEMVRENQFREDLFYRVSVIPLELPPLRHRRDDIPLLADHFLTRLNASIGKKIDRISDEALKKMEAYDWPGNVRELENAMERAFILETLNELSAQHLPESVATNSGMRMITNFPDEGFDLEAYVESLQKAFLEEALRRKDGVQVKAAELLKMSYRSFRHYMQKYNIPS; translated from the coding sequence ATGCTTAAACGCGCAAAGATTCTCATAGTCGACGATGAACGTTCGCTTCGCGAGTTGCTCGAAATCTTCCTAAAGAAGGAGGGCTTTGTTGTCAGCAGCGCTTCGAGCGCGGAAGAAGGACTGGCTCAGGTCAGAGGATCCGAATTCGATCTCATCATCTCGGATATAAAGATGGTGGACATGTCGGGTATCGATTTCCTCCGCCGGCTGCGGCAGACGACGTTTAACGGCCAATTCATCCTCCTGACGGCATTTGCCAGCGCCGAAACCGCCATTCAGGCCCTGAAGATGGGCGCCTACGATTACATTCTCAAGACCGAGAACTTCATGGAAGAGCTGAAGCTCGTGGTCTACAGCGCGCTGGAAAACAGACGCCTTCGCGAAGAAAACACCTACCTGCGCCGTGAATTCAAGAAAGTTCATGGCATGGGGAACCTCATCGGCAAGAGCAAGAAAATGCAAGAGCTCTACAAGATGATCGAGGTCGTCAGCGCGACCAACAGCACGGTTTTGATAACCGGCGAGAGCGGCACCGGCAAGGAGCTTGTGGCGAAGGCCATTCATCTGAATAGTCCGCGTTCCGACGAGGCTTTCGTTTCCGTCAACTGCGGCGCCTTTACCGAGACCCTGCTCGAAAGCGAACTCTTCGGCTATATGCGCGGTTCATTTACAGGCGCTACGGCAAATAAGAAAGGGCTGTTCGAAGTCGCGGATAAGGGCACGATTTTTCTCGATGAGGTGGGAGATACCAGCCTGGCCATGCAGGTGAAGCTTCTGCGCGTGCTGCAGGAGCGGAGCATCCGCCGGGTCGGCGGAACCGAGGAAGTCCCGGTCGACGTCCGGATCATTGCCGCGACGAATCGCGATCTTTCCGAGATGGTGCGCGAAAATCAGTTCCGCGAAGACCTCTTTTACCGCGTCAGCGTTATCCCGCTCGAACTTCCGCCGTTGAGGCATCGCCGCGACGACATACCTTTGCTGGCAGACCATTTCCTCACTCGTCTGAATGCGTCGATTGGCAAGAAGATCGATCGCATCTCCGATGAAGCCTTGAAGAAAATGGAAGCGTACGATTGGCCCGGAAATGTCCGCGAGCTTGAAAACGCCATGGAGCGCGCCTTTATTCTCGAAACCCTCAACGAACTTTCAGCCCAGCACCTGCCCGAAAGCGTGGCCACGAATTCCGGAATGCGGATGATCACGAATTTTCCGGATGAAGGTTTCGATCTGGAGGCATACGTCGAGAGCCTTCAAAAGGCGTTTCTGGAAGAAGCGCTGCGGCGTAAAGACGGCGTTCAAGTCAAAGCGGCGGAACTGCTCAAGATGTCGTACCGGTCGTTCCGGCACTACATGCAGAAATACAATATCCCGTCCTGA
- a CDS encoding FAD-dependent oxidoreductase: MSGKVVILGGGLAGVSAAYHLVDHDPILFEKDAAVGGLCQSFTQDGFTFDCTGHLIHLKNQYTKDLVAKILPDAFNAHERLAAIHSKSVTTPYPFQANTYGLPPEVVKECVVGFVESMQGLANGGPKNFHDWVLRTFGTGIAKHFMLPYNEKFWKQDLRTITSDWVSWSIPKPTLEEVVNGALGLTNKGMGYNPKFIYPKHGGIDCLPQALARPVRRIHVNESVQSIDPKKKCLRMANGREETYDYLISTLPLPTTFKILGDTPDSLIAGANGLQAISVLNINIGVDRPGISNQHWVYFPEDQYVFSRVGFPMNFSKAVAPEGTSSVYIEITHQPKEKLNVEEMFERSLRDLQKCGILDAGDRILTRHVLDIRFAYVVFDEHRQAHLQTLVDYLESRDIYTAGRYGRWDYYSMEDSILSGKAAAENVRAKTG; the protein is encoded by the coding sequence ATGAGCGGGAAGGTCGTCATCCTCGGTGGCGGTCTTGCCGGAGTAAGCGCTGCATATCATCTGGTCGATCACGATCCCATCCTGTTCGAAAAAGATGCAGCAGTCGGCGGCCTGTGCCAGTCTTTCACGCAGGACGGATTCACCTTCGACTGTACCGGGCATCTCATTCACCTGAAGAACCAGTACACGAAGGACCTGGTCGCGAAAATCCTGCCGGACGCCTTCAATGCCCACGAACGCCTCGCAGCGATTCATTCAAAATCAGTAACCACTCCGTACCCTTTTCAGGCGAATACGTACGGCCTTCCGCCGGAAGTGGTCAAAGAGTGCGTTGTCGGGTTCGTGGAGAGTATGCAGGGCCTTGCCAACGGCGGGCCGAAAAATTTTCATGACTGGGTGCTTCGCACCTTCGGTACGGGTATCGCGAAGCATTTCATGCTTCCCTACAACGAAAAGTTCTGGAAGCAGGATCTGCGGACGATCACTTCCGATTGGGTCAGCTGGTCGATTCCCAAGCCTACGCTTGAAGAAGTCGTCAACGGCGCGCTTGGCTTGACGAACAAAGGAATGGGCTACAACCCGAAATTCATCTATCCGAAGCATGGCGGTATCGACTGCCTGCCTCAGGCTCTGGCGCGGCCCGTACGCCGGATACACGTGAATGAGTCCGTCCAGAGCATCGACCCGAAAAAGAAATGCCTTCGCATGGCCAACGGGCGTGAAGAAACCTACGACTATCTGATCTCCACGCTTCCGCTGCCGACGACGTTCAAAATATTAGGCGACACTCCGGATTCTCTGATTGCCGGCGCCAACGGGCTGCAGGCCATTTCGGTATTGAATATCAACATCGGCGTGGATCGTCCGGGCATCAGCAACCAGCATTGGGTTTACTTCCCTGAGGACCAGTACGTCTTCTCACGGGTCGGCTTTCCGATGAATTTTTCCAAAGCCGTAGCGCCGGAAGGCACCAGTTCCGTCTATATCGAGATCACACATCAGCCGAAGGAAAAGCTCAACGTCGAGGAGATGTTTGAGCGCTCGTTACGCGACTTGCAGAAGTGCGGCATCCTCGATGCGGGCGATCGCATCCTGACAAGACATGTCCTCGACATCCGCTTCGCGTATGTCGTGTTTGACGAACACCGCCAGGCACATCTACAGACCCTGGTCGACTATCTCGAATCGCGCGATATCTATACCGCAGGCAGGTACGGGCGCTGGGACTACTACTCGATGGAGGATTCCATCCTCAGCGGGAAAGCGGCTGCCGAAAACGTCAGAGCAAAGACAGGTTAG
- a CDS encoding MraY family glycosyltransferase, translating into METIRYAGAFVLSFVFALYWTPLMRKAALQLGIVDAPDGQLKKHRDPVPYLGGLAVFAAFLFTVGVFTDFGQETLGLLLSGSIVLMVGLLDDFGAMTPIQKLLGQALAALVLIKSGTYIKLDFLPLWFAIPLTVFWIVAVTNALNIIDILDGLASGVGVIAAISIAIANFMAGRNAVALLCIVLAGSVLGFLRHNFFPAKIYLGDAGSLFIGFMLAALSMNAGYTRANLLAVVSPVLILGIPLFDLSLVMWIRWHNGIPVMKGSPDHFALRLRRCKLSVRETAVTTYIIGILLSGVALLMSHVTLEWAAATMCGTLSAACLSAYLLMKVDMRP; encoded by the coding sequence ATGGAGACGATTCGATACGCAGGAGCGTTTGTTCTCAGCTTTGTTTTTGCCCTCTACTGGACGCCTTTGATGCGGAAGGCGGCGCTGCAGTTGGGTATTGTGGACGCGCCGGACGGCCAACTGAAGAAACACAGGGATCCCGTACCTTATCTTGGCGGCCTGGCGGTATTCGCCGCATTTCTCTTCACCGTCGGCGTGTTCACCGATTTCGGTCAGGAGACACTGGGACTGCTTCTGTCGGGCAGCATCGTTCTGATGGTTGGTCTGCTCGATGATTTCGGCGCCATGACTCCCATTCAAAAGCTGCTGGGCCAGGCGCTGGCTGCGCTGGTCCTCATCAAATCCGGGACCTACATCAAGCTCGACTTTCTGCCCCTCTGGTTCGCCATACCGTTGACGGTTTTCTGGATTGTCGCCGTGACGAACGCGCTGAACATCATCGATATTCTCGACGGTCTGGCTTCAGGCGTTGGAGTGATCGCCGCGATTTCCATCGCGATTGCGAATTTCATGGCAGGCCGCAACGCAGTCGCCCTGCTCTGTATCGTCCTGGCGGGTTCGGTGCTCGGCTTTTTGCGCCACAATTTCTTTCCGGCCAAGATTTACCTGGGAGACGCTGGAAGTCTTTTCATTGGATTCATGCTGGCGGCCCTCTCCATGAATGCCGGATATACACGCGCAAACCTCTTGGCCGTCGTGAGCCCGGTGCTCATCCTCGGGATACCGCTTTTTGACCTCTCGCTGGTGATGTGGATTCGCTGGCACAACGGAATTCCCGTGATGAAAGGCAGCCCCGACCATTTTGCATTGCGCCTGCGCCGGTGCAAACTGTCGGTCCGCGAGACGGCAGTCACAACCTATATCATTGGAATCCTTCTCAGCGGCGTAGCGTTGTTGATGAGCCATGTCACGCTGGAATGGGCGGCGGCAACCATGTGCGGCACACTGTCTGCTGCCTGCCTCTCTGCCTACCTGCTGATGAAGGTCGATATGCGTCCATGA